From Microbacterium sp. YJN-G, a single genomic window includes:
- a CDS encoding acyl-CoA dehydrogenase: MRFLPTDEQVAFAEAIDDIVEAHGGSEIAQRWAADDDEAGRALWAQFAELGLTGLRVPEEAGGFGGSASDLAVVFERLGYHGVPGPYIESIAFLPALVDADTRERLVAGAIATVAVDPLAPAALDAHAAELLFQVRSCALHPAAVREPAGSLAPTRRLALLDAQGEARALEARELALAADEAALAAAAMLIGAGERLLDEAVSYAKVREQFGRPVGEFQALKHQLADVRVALTFARPLVWNAAIALGMDEGERAVSAAKIAASDAAALAARVALQVHGAIGYTSEHSLRIWLGLAHALPAVWGTRAFHRARIARSILPGRAA, encoded by the coding sequence ATGCGATTCCTCCCCACTGACGAGCAGGTCGCCTTCGCCGAGGCGATCGACGACATCGTCGAAGCCCACGGCGGTTCGGAGATCGCCCAGCGCTGGGCGGCCGACGACGACGAGGCCGGCCGGGCGCTCTGGGCGCAGTTCGCCGAACTGGGCCTGACGGGCCTGCGGGTTCCCGAGGAGGCCGGTGGCTTCGGCGGCAGCGCGAGCGACCTCGCGGTCGTGTTCGAGCGGCTCGGCTATCACGGCGTCCCCGGCCCGTACATCGAGTCCATCGCATTCCTGCCCGCGCTCGTCGACGCCGACACCAGGGAGCGGCTCGTCGCGGGCGCGATCGCGACCGTCGCGGTCGATCCGCTCGCACCGGCAGCGCTGGACGCGCATGCCGCCGAGCTGCTGTTCCAGGTGCGCTCGTGTGCGCTGCATCCGGCGGCCGTGCGCGAGCCGGCCGGGTCCCTGGCCCCCACGCGCCGGCTGGCGCTGCTCGACGCGCAGGGCGAGGCCCGTGCGCTCGAGGCGCGGGAACTCGCGCTGGCCGCAGACGAGGCGGCGCTGGCCGCCGCCGCGATGCTCATCGGCGCCGGCGAGCGGCTGCTGGACGAGGCCGTGTCGTACGCGAAGGTGCGCGAGCAGTTCGGTCGGCCGGTCGGCGAGTTCCAGGCGCTCAAGCACCAGCTGGCAGACGTCCGCGTCGCCCTGACCTTCGCCCGCCCGCTGGTGTGGAACGCCGCGATCGCACTCGGCATGGACGAGGGCGAGCGCGCCGTCTCGGCCGCGAAGATCGCGGCCTCCGACGCGGCCGCCCTGGCCGCCCGCGTGGCACTGCAGGTGCACGGCGCGATCGGCTACACCTCCGAGCACTCCCTGCGCATCTGGCTCGGCCTCGCGCACGCCCTCCCCGCGGTGTGGGGCACGAGGGCGTTCCACCGCGCGCGCATCGCGCGCTCGATCCTGCCCGGCCGCGCCGCCTGA
- a CDS encoding acyl-CoA dehydrogenase family protein has product MSNDLTEEQRELAGMLRAILAERSDSTAIRSAVESETGWDAGLWTLLCEEIGTASLAIPEEFGGAGFSAAETEVTLEELGYALTPSPYLGSVAIAAQAVLASGDDDACARLLPEIASGEQIAALAWAAPDGRWDPSRAAASATESAPGEWMLSGQVPFVLEGAAAGILIVLARTPAGPRLFEVADASAVRRTATPAMDLTLRLATLDLDAAAARPLGEPDPAVLETVHAHALAAVAAVQAGTAARGLDMTVDYARQRVQFGRAIGSFQAVKHRLADMHVQAEIARTTARAAAAALAADAPDRLELAALAKATCSRALASIAAETIQLHGGIAITWEHDAHLIFKRGHALGQLFGTAAELRRRAEERVLAAR; this is encoded by the coding sequence ATGAGCAACGATCTGACCGAGGAGCAGCGCGAGCTGGCGGGCATGCTCCGCGCGATCCTCGCCGAGCGCTCCGACAGCACCGCCATCCGCAGCGCCGTGGAGTCGGAGACCGGCTGGGACGCCGGACTGTGGACGCTGCTGTGCGAGGAGATCGGCACGGCGTCGCTCGCGATCCCCGAGGAGTTCGGCGGCGCCGGCTTCTCGGCCGCCGAGACCGAGGTCACCCTCGAAGAGCTCGGCTACGCCCTCACCCCCTCCCCCTACCTCGGGTCCGTCGCCATCGCCGCCCAGGCCGTCCTCGCCTCCGGCGACGACGACGCCTGCGCACGCCTGCTGCCGGAGATCGCCTCCGGTGAGCAGATCGCCGCTCTCGCATGGGCGGCGCCCGACGGCCGCTGGGATCCCTCCCGCGCGGCCGCGTCGGCCACCGAATCCGCTCCCGGCGAGTGGATGCTGTCAGGGCAGGTGCCGTTCGTGCTCGAGGGTGCCGCGGCCGGCATCCTGATCGTGCTCGCCCGCACCCCGGCCGGTCCGCGCCTCTTCGAGGTCGCCGACGCGAGCGCGGTGCGTCGCACCGCGACGCCGGCCATGGACCTCACCCTGCGCCTGGCGACGCTCGACCTGGATGCCGCCGCCGCTCGCCCCCTGGGCGAGCCGGATCCCGCCGTGCTCGAGACCGTGCACGCGCACGCACTGGCGGCCGTCGCGGCCGTGCAGGCAGGAACCGCCGCACGCGGGCTGGACATGACCGTCGACTACGCCCGCCAGCGCGTGCAGTTCGGGCGTGCGATCGGCTCGTTCCAGGCCGTGAAGCACCGGCTCGCCGACATGCACGTGCAGGCCGAGATCGCCCGTACGACGGCTCGCGCGGCCGCCGCGGCGCTGGCCGCGGACGCACCCGACCGGCTGGAGCTCGCAGCGCTGGCCAAGGCGACCTGCTCGCGCGCACTGGCGTCGATCGCCGCAGAGACCATCCAGCTGCACGGCGGCATCGCCATCACCTGGGAGCACGACGCGCACCTGATCTTCAAGCGCGGCCACGCGCTCGGCCAGCTCTTCGGCACGGCGGCCGAACTGCGCCGCCGTGCCGAGGAGCGGGTGCTAGCCGCGCGCTGA
- a CDS encoding gamma carbonic anhydrase family protein, whose product MPCYEFDGVVPVVHPTAFVHETASLIGDVVVGAGCYIGPFASLRGDFGRVLVGEGSNVQDSCVIHAFPGRDAVLEPASHVGHAAVLHGCRIGSYALIGIGATVLDGAEIGADALVAAGAVVTANTVVPAGGMAMGCPAKVTGQLDEQALAWKRNGVHLYQQLAQRSRESLRPVAPLQQEEADRRRTTWSADAAEPLHVKRSARG is encoded by the coding sequence ATGCCCTGCTACGAGTTCGACGGCGTCGTGCCCGTCGTGCACCCCACCGCGTTCGTGCACGAGACCGCCAGCCTGATCGGCGACGTCGTCGTGGGCGCGGGCTGCTACATCGGGCCGTTCGCGAGCCTGCGCGGCGATTTCGGCCGCGTGCTCGTCGGCGAGGGGTCGAACGTGCAGGACTCCTGCGTCATCCACGCCTTCCCCGGCAGGGATGCCGTGCTGGAACCGGCCAGCCATGTCGGCCATGCGGCGGTGCTGCACGGCTGCCGCATCGGCTCGTACGCCCTGATCGGCATCGGCGCGACCGTGCTCGACGGCGCCGAGATCGGTGCCGACGCGCTGGTCGCGGCGGGCGCCGTGGTCACCGCGAACACCGTCGTGCCCGCGGGCGGGATGGCGATGGGCTGCCCGGCGAAGGTCACCGGGCAGCTCGACGAGCAGGCGCTGGCGTGGAAGCGCAACGGCGTGCACCTGTATCAGCAGCTCGCGCAGCGCAGTCGTGAGAGCCTGCGACCGGTCGCTCCGCTCCAGCAGGAGGAGGCGGACCGGCGCCGCACGACGTGGTCGGCGGATGCCGCCGAGCCGCTGCACGTGAAGCGGTCAGCGCGCGGCTAG
- a CDS encoding SDR family NAD(P)-dependent oxidoreductase: MNATPVIDLTGRVAVITGAAGGQGRSHAALFHALGAQLVLTDLDGDAVAELAGRFGADAVGLAHDVTSAQAWAQVAEAAEKAFGRVDVLVNNAGFCPDGPLAETDERTIRLTLDVNLIGPMLGIQALLPLMRDRDASIVNIASTAGVAGYANRVPYSASKWGLRGVSRALARELAADGIRVNSVCPGAVDTPMITEDTRAGVGFISRIPIPRAGRPEEISNLVAFLASPASSYCTGQDFIIDGGQVA; encoded by the coding sequence ATGAACGCAACCCCCGTCATCGACCTCACCGGTCGTGTCGCCGTCATCACCGGCGCCGCCGGCGGCCAGGGCCGCTCGCACGCCGCGCTGTTCCACGCGCTCGGCGCCCAGCTGGTGCTCACCGACCTCGACGGCGACGCGGTGGCCGAGTTGGCCGGCCGCTTCGGCGCGGATGCCGTGGGCCTGGCGCACGACGTGACCTCGGCACAGGCATGGGCGCAGGTCGCCGAGGCGGCTGAGAAGGCCTTCGGGCGCGTGGACGTGCTCGTCAACAACGCCGGCTTCTGCCCGGATGGTCCGCTGGCCGAGACCGATGAGCGCACCATCCGCCTCACCCTCGACGTCAATCTCATCGGGCCGATGCTCGGCATCCAGGCCCTGCTGCCGCTGATGCGCGACCGCGACGCCTCGATCGTCAACATCGCCTCGACGGCAGGCGTGGCCGGCTACGCGAACCGCGTGCCGTACTCGGCATCCAAGTGGGGTCTGCGTGGGGTCTCGCGTGCCCTGGCACGGGAACTCGCCGCTGACGGCATCCGCGTGAACTCGGTCTGCCCCGGCGCGGTCGACACTCCGATGATCACCGAGGACACCCGCGCCGGCGTCGGGTTCATCTCGCGGATCCCGATCCCGCGCGCGGGCCGCCCCGAGGAGATCTCGAACCTGGTCGCCTTCCTCGCCAGCCCCGCCAGCAGCTACTGCACCGGCCAGGACTTCATCATCGACGGTGGCCAGGTGGCGTGA
- a CDS encoding VOC family protein yields MTRLHHMGITVSDTEAATAFYRAVTGGEVIGPLVKSGPSVEAATGYPGVEVVLTFIRVHDEVFLELAEYRNADNPRIDPDNGFVGAAHPAIVVDDIEAAIARAGTLGHAPLSAVMTGTAGPLEGYRYVYLRGPDDVRVELLEAPH; encoded by the coding sequence ATGACGCGACTGCATCACATGGGCATCACCGTGAGCGACACCGAGGCGGCCACGGCGTTCTACCGTGCGGTGACGGGCGGTGAGGTCATCGGACCGCTGGTCAAGAGCGGGCCGTCCGTCGAGGCGGCCACCGGCTACCCCGGGGTGGAGGTCGTGCTGACCTTCATCCGCGTGCACGACGAGGTGTTCCTGGAGCTCGCCGAGTACCGCAACGCCGACAATCCGCGCATCGACCCCGACAACGGATTCGTCGGCGCCGCGCATCCGGCCATCGTGGTCGACGACATCGAGGCCGCCATCGCACGCGCAGGCACCCTCGGGCACGCACCGCTCTCGGCGGTGATGACCGGCACAGCGGGTCCGCTCGAGGGCTACCGCTACGTCTACCTGCGCGGTCCCGACGACGTGCGCGTCGAGCTGCTCGAAGCGCCTCACTGA
- a CDS encoding aldo/keto reductase, which produces MTASVLPRRALGDVEVSAVGMGAMTLTQTLDMDRARGVHAVHAALDAGVTLFDTADSYGPTGEMGVNEQALAAALRQWPSGADAIILATKGGHTRGPNATWWIDGTPEHLARAARESAHRLGLDALPLYQHHRPDPRVPYAESMGALRRLVDDGVAVRIGVSNVDEVQLGIALDVVGDALVSVQNEYSPVQRSSEPVLRMCERRGLTFLAWGPLGGMRAAKGLGVDAPAFQRVAQRRGVSAQQVAIAWLLALSPRMIPVPGASRPESIRDSVAAATLELDESELAELAGEAELAGEADQ; this is translated from the coding sequence ATGACCGCATCCGTTCTTCCCCGCCGCGCGCTCGGTGACGTCGAGGTCTCGGCCGTGGGGATGGGAGCCATGACGCTCACCCAGACCCTCGACATGGATCGCGCCCGCGGCGTGCACGCAGTGCACGCCGCGCTCGACGCGGGCGTGACCCTGTTCGACACCGCCGACAGCTACGGCCCCACCGGCGAGATGGGCGTGAACGAGCAGGCGCTCGCCGCAGCGTTGCGGCAGTGGCCGTCAGGCGCCGACGCGATCATCCTGGCGACCAAGGGCGGCCACACTCGTGGACCCAACGCGACATGGTGGATCGACGGCACCCCCGAACATCTCGCACGGGCGGCGCGGGAGTCCGCGCACCGGCTGGGCCTGGACGCGCTGCCGCTGTACCAGCACCACCGGCCCGATCCACGGGTGCCCTACGCGGAGTCGATGGGCGCGCTGCGCCGGCTCGTCGACGACGGGGTGGCCGTGCGCATCGGCGTCTCCAACGTCGACGAGGTGCAGCTGGGCATCGCACTGGATGTCGTGGGCGACGCCCTCGTCAGCGTGCAGAACGAGTACTCGCCGGTGCAGCGCTCCAGCGAGCCGGTGCTGCGCATGTGCGAGCGGCGCGGGCTGACCTTCCTGGCGTGGGGGCCGCTCGGCGGCATGCGGGCGGCGAAGGGGCTCGGCGTCGATGCGCCGGCCTTCCAGCGCGTAGCGCAGCGTCGCGGTGTCAGCGCGCAGCAGGTCGCGATCGCCTGGCTGCTCGCCCTGTCACCCCGGATGATCCCGGTGCCAGGTGCGAGCCGGCCCGAGAGCATCCGCGACTCCGTGGCCGCTGCGACCCTCGAACTCGACGAGTCGGAGCTGGCCGAACTCGCGGGGGAGGCCGAACTCGCGGGGGAGGCCGATCAGTGA
- a CDS encoding CoA transferase subunit A: MSDKRVSIDEAVASLESGMTIGIGGWGSRRKPMSLVRAILRTDLTDLTVVTFGGPDVGLLAAAGRIRKLVYGFVSLDSIPLDPLFTQARERGELEIEEYDEGMYVTGLRAAGARLDFLPIRAGLGSDVVPANPHLRTVASPYSGEEYLAMPALNLDVALVHVNRADAQGNAQYLGPDPYFDDLLAMAAQRTIVSAEKVVPTSSLLDEGSFHTLLFSRMYASAVVEAPQGAHFTTCEPDYSRDEAFQRHYATSAKDPEAWAEFERTFLQTDEAGYHAAVARFHATQGAA, translated from the coding sequence ATGTCAGATAAGCGAGTGAGCATCGACGAGGCCGTCGCCTCGCTCGAGAGCGGCATGACGATCGGGATCGGCGGATGGGGCTCGCGCCGCAAGCCGATGTCGCTCGTGCGCGCGATCCTGCGGACCGACCTCACCGACCTCACGGTCGTGACGTTCGGCGGTCCGGATGTCGGCCTGCTGGCAGCGGCGGGACGCATCCGCAAGCTCGTGTACGGATTCGTCTCGCTCGACAGCATCCCCCTCGACCCGCTGTTCACGCAGGCGCGCGAACGCGGCGAGCTCGAGATCGAGGAGTACGACGAGGGGATGTACGTCACGGGCCTGCGCGCCGCGGGCGCGCGCCTGGACTTCCTGCCCATCCGCGCAGGACTCGGCTCGGACGTCGTGCCGGCCAACCCGCACCTGCGCACGGTCGCCTCGCCCTACTCCGGTGAGGAGTACCTGGCGATGCCTGCGCTGAACCTCGACGTCGCGCTCGTGCACGTCAACCGTGCCGACGCGCAGGGCAACGCCCAGTACCTGGGCCCTGATCCCTATTTCGACGACCTGCTCGCGATGGCCGCGCAGCGCACGATCGTCTCGGCCGAGAAGGTGGTGCCGACCTCGTCCCTGCTCGATGAGGGCAGCTTCCACACTCTGCTGTTCAGCCGGATGTACGCCTCCGCCGTCGTCGAGGCCCCGCAAGGCGCGCACTTCACCACGTGCGAGCCGGACTACAGCCGCGACGAGGCGTTCCAGCGTCACTACGCGACATCCGCGAAGGACCCCGAGGCATGGGCGGAGTTCGAGCGCACCTTCCTCCAGACCGACGAGGCCGGCTACCACGCAGCCGTCGCCCGCTTCCACGCCACGCAAGGAGCAGCATGA
- a CDS encoding CoA-transferase subunit beta: protein MTTDATIAEICIAACADTYRESGEILAHAVGIIPTLGARLAKLTTAPDIVLTDGEAFLLSGPPTPGAPETEDSVVEGWAPFRRIFDILATGRRQSMMGASQIDRHGNQNISLIGDWDRPTRQLIGVRGAPGNTANHRVDYWVSRHSPRVFVERVDMVSGVGNDRAREAGLKHHRLGVIVTNLAVFGFDADGRAELRSIHPGVDPQTVIDSTGFPVDVDGVPATRVPDAEELRLIREALDPRGNRTREVAD from the coding sequence ATGACCACTGACGCCACGATCGCCGAGATCTGCATCGCCGCGTGCGCGGACACCTATCGCGAGTCCGGGGAGATCCTGGCGCACGCCGTCGGCATCATCCCGACGCTCGGCGCCCGGCTGGCCAAGCTCACCACGGCGCCCGACATCGTGCTCACCGACGGCGAGGCCTTCCTGCTCAGCGGACCGCCCACCCCCGGCGCTCCCGAGACCGAGGACTCCGTCGTCGAGGGCTGGGCCCCGTTCCGGCGCATCTTCGACATCCTCGCCACCGGGCGCCGTCAGAGCATGATGGGCGCGAGCCAGATCGACCGGCACGGCAACCAGAACATCTCGCTGATCGGCGACTGGGATCGTCCCACCCGCCAGCTCATCGGCGTGCGCGGGGCGCCGGGCAACACCGCCAACCACCGCGTCGACTACTGGGTCTCACGGCACAGCCCGCGCGTGTTCGTCGAGCGCGTCGACATGGTCTCGGGCGTCGGCAACGACCGCGCCCGCGAGGCGGGGCTGAAGCATCACCGGCTGGGCGTGATCGTCACGAACCTCGCCGTGTTCGGTTTCGACGCCGACGGCCGTGCCGAACTGCGCTCGATCCACCCCGGCGTAGACCCTCAGACGGTCATCGACAGCACGGGGTTCCCCGTCGACGTCGACGGAGTGCCCGCGACCCGGGTGCCGGATGCCGAAGAGCTGCGCCTCATCCGCGAGGCGCTCGACCCGCGCGGCAACCGCACCCGCGAAGTGGCGGACTGA